One Capsicum annuum cultivar UCD-10X-F1 chromosome 2, UCD10Xv1.1, whole genome shotgun sequence genomic window carries:
- the LOC107860962 gene encoding protein PHLOEM PROTEIN 2-LIKE A10, with product MALNYMDMTLIKKGMRYTQENKNFLVALGALGVTGFGAYKAYYSPSMIIKRQRLLKLLGSVVSLAEMVSDSADTIGIFSKELTEFILSNSDQIPTSLRQISKIPSSDEFSESIVKVTSALTIGVLRGYHQETEKVDFGLFHLVVNKLFSDAGCGFASVIVGSFARNVVLAFCSVKKGSDFDYCVPEKYRELIGNCVQVFVSTAVTVYLDKTMNINTYNEIFSGLTNPKNEVKMREMLVAICNGATETFVKTSHQILTSAEMDNEVSTALIVPDDKRYILDLTGRVIFDCVRSFLEFLLEKLWECLRRYVEFTNEMVLERSAEAYRFVSDKYSAVVSLCLSLCVDILNGPWILVLN from the coding sequence ATGGCTTTGAATTATATGGATATGACGCTAATAAAAAAGGGTATGCGATATACTCAAGAAAACAAGAACTTTCTTGTTGCTTTGGGAGCTCTTGGTGTCACCGGTTTTGGTGCATATAAAGCTTATTACTCACCTTCTATGATAATAAAGAGGCAAAGATTGTTGAAGCTTCTTGGTTCAGTTGTTTCTTTAGCTGAAATGGTGTCTGATTCTGCTGATACAATTGGGATTTTCTCTAAAGAGCTCACGGAATTTATACTGTCAAATTCTGATCAAATTCCTACTAGTTTGAGGCAGATTTCCAAGATTCCTAGTTCCGATGAGTTTTCTGAGTCCATTGTTAAGGTCACTAGTGCTTTGACTATTGGGGTTCTCCGTGGTTATCATCAAGAAACAGAGAAAGTGGATTTCGGATTGTTCCACCTTGTTGTAAATAAACTATTTTCTGATGCAGGATGTGGTTTCGCTTCTGTAATTGTGGGGAGTTTCGCAAGGAATGTGGTACTGGCTTTTTGTTCTGTTAAAAAGGGTTCGGATTTTGATTACTGTGTTCCTGAAAAGTACAGAGAACTGATAGGGAATTGTGTACAAGTATTTGTGAGCACTGCTGTTACTGTTTATCTCGACAAAACAATGAACATCAACACCTACAATGAGATCTTTTCTGGGTTGACAAATCCCAAGAACGAAGTTAAAATGAGAGAAATGCTAGTGGCCATATGTAACGGTGCAACAGAAACTTTTGTCAAAACTTCTCATCAAATTTTGACAAGTGCAGAGATGGACAATGAAGTATCTACTGCTTTAATTGTGCCGGACGATAAGCGGTATATTCTTGATTTGACTGGGAGAGTTATTTTTGACTGTGTTAGATCTTTTCTGGAGTTTCTGCTGGAGAAGTTGTGGGAGTGTTTGAGAAGATATGTAGAATTTACGAATGAGATGGTTTTGGAGAGGAGTGCTGAAGCTTATAGGTTTGTGAGTGACAAGTACTCTGCTGTTGTTAGCTTATGTCTTTCTTTGTGTGTAGACATACTTAATGGtccttggattttggttttgaattaa
- the LOC107860960 gene encoding phytosulfokines-like, whose amino-acid sequence MSTPSSNFFFFLFIILLLFFTFSYAAYLPQQGFLEATLNKNQHQDAVEPKQIEAEESCKGPKERECLERRTLAAHLDYIYTQNQNPQGQENHFFLEKQYQFLKKKQFYGVCYTSEC is encoded by the exons ATGTCTACACCAAGTAgcaacttcttcttcttcctcttcataattcTCCTCCTCTTCTTTACCTTTTCTTATGCTGCTTATCTCCCCCAACAAGGTTTTCTCGAGGCCACCCTCAACAAGAATCAACATCAG GATGCTGTTGAACCTAAACAAATTGAAGCAGAAGAGAGCTGCAAAGGACCCAAGGAAAGAGAATGCCTGGAGAGGAGAACTTTGGCTGCTCATCTTGATTATATTTACACCCAAAATCAAAACCCCCAAGGACAAGAGAATCACTTCTTTTTGGAAAAACAGTAtcagtttttgaaaaaaaaacaattttatggTGTTTGTTACACCTCTGAGTGCTAG